In the Flavobacterium sp. 90 genome, CTATAGTTTCATTTTTTATTGGAATACTTACACTTCAATTACAAACAGATTCTTATCAGGAATCGAATTACATCCATGCTAAAACAGCATTTGAAAAACCCCAGTTTATAACTTTCACTTTACGTGAAAAACTAAAAAGCAACGACTTCAATGATCGCTATATTGGCATTATAAACCAAATTGAAAACAAAACTCAAACAGGAAGAATCATTATAAACATTCAAAAAGACAGTACAAAAAACAATGTTATTTTAGGAAATGCAATTCGGGTAAAAACAATTTTACAAAGGAATACTTCAAGCAAAAATCCCAATCAATTTGATTATGCCAAGTATTTAGAAAATAAACAGATCTATGGACAGATTTACTGCCGAAAATCTGAAATAACGATTAATAAAAATATCAAAAAGGACATTTGGTATTATTCCGGTCGTTTGCATTCCAGAATAATAAATAATCTTGAAAAAGCGCATTTCAGCAAAGACGAAATGAACGTTGCGCTTGCTTTGATTTTAGGACAACAGCAAGAGATTTCGTCAGAGATAATAAAAGATTACCAATATTCCGGAACAACACATGTGCTATCCGTTTCAGGATTACACGTTGGATTTATAATGCTGTTTATAAATTTTATTTTAAAACCAATTCCTAACAATCGAAAAGGTTCCTTTATAAAATTGATTTCCATTTTAGTATCATTGGCAATTTTCGCTATAATTTCAGGTTTATCTCCGCCCGTTTTACGTTCCGTTGTTATGTTTTCTTTTCTAGCCATAGGAAATCATTTGCGCAGAAGCGGAAACATTTATCACACTTTATTAGTTTCAATTTTATTGATATTACTATTTGAACCTTATTTTCTGTTTGACGTTGGTTTTCAATTAAGTTATTTGGCCTTGTTTTTCATTCTTTGGTTACAACCGATTTTAAAAAATATCTGGACTCCAAAACACAAAATAACAATTTATATCTGGAATGCTTTGACAGTTTCTTTTGCTGCACAAATAGGCACTCTACCCGTTTGTTTGTATTATTTTCATCAATTTCCGGGATTATTTTTCGTTACTAATATTATCATTCTACCAGTATTATCTTTTATAATGATAGCCGGAATCATAGTGATGATCATTGCCGTTTTTTATAGTCCACCGGTCATTTTTGCGGTTATTTTCGAAAAGAGTATATATCTCTTAAATCTAATGATTCACTTTGTTGCAACATTTGAATCATTTGTAATTCGGGATATAAGTTTCAATTTTTATTACCTGATAACTATTTACTTATTGATAATTATAGGCACAATTTGGATGGGTAAGCCAAATTTCAACAAAGCGATTTCACTTTTACTTAGCATAATTATAGTTCAGATTTCTTTTATCTATACTAAAAAAGAAACCGAAAGTCAGCAGGAATTAATCGTTTATCATACAAAGAAAAACACACTACTATCTGAAAGAATTGGAAAAAACATAAGCTTTATCACAAGCGATACGCTAACCAAAAACAACGTTTCAATATCTTATTTAGTTGGGAATTTCGGTGTTTTAAAAAGCACCACTAAAATTAAGAATACATTATTCTTTAGCGGAAAAAAAATTTTGGTTTTAGACAGCACAGGAATTTATGAAAACAAAATTCAGCCTGATATAGTACTTCTTACTCAATCTCCAAAAGTAAACTTAGATCGGCTTTTGAAGAATTTACATCCGAAAATAATAATTGCAGACGCTTCAAATTCAAATTCTATAGTTAAGAATTGGAAACTAACTTGTATCAAAAAAAATATCCCTTTTCACGCAACGAGTGAAAAGGGATTCTACAAACTAAAATAATATAAAGCGATTTTATTAAGGTCGCAAAATCGATTTAGCTTCTTTTATCCATTGCTGTACTCCACCAGGTTTATACCCAAGCAGTCCCAGTTTATCAATAGTTGGTTTATTTTTCCTGATTGTGATCGTTACGAGACAAACTTGAGGCAATTCTTCGACACCCAAAGCATTTTTCATTTTAATATTTTGCTCTTTATCCTGGTCCGTTAATGATGAGTCAGACAAATCAAGTCTTAATAAAATAACATTATCGCGTGACCATTCTGCAAAATCAGGACTTGCAAAAATCTCATTCTGCATTTTCTGTCCGGCGCTAGCCGCAGTAAAAAATATTAACAATGGTTTCCTTTCCGCATCACTCTTTACAAATGCATCGCTTAAATCAGTATTCCAAACTAAATTTTGCGAATGCAAAAAAAATGAACCTAAAAAAAATAGTAGGGTAAGTAGTTTTCGGGTCATAATCTTGCAGGTTTTATTGGGGGTTATAAAAACCAAATTAACACAAAAATGAGCAGTTAACAAACACTTCCATCATAAATACTTCTAAAAAGTTACATTATAATGAATTTTACTATTTAAACCTTAAATTTTAAACAAAATGAAAATTTAAGCCCTAAAAAAAACTAAAACTACTGATATCGCATTTCAATCCAAAAAAAACATCCCTTTTCATACCGTAGCTGAAAAGGGATTCTACAAATTAAACTAAGAAACTTAATTTAAATTCTATTTTATTCGCTTGGATGCAGAATTGCATTTGATTCCGCAATCCAGGCTTTAGCTCC is a window encoding:
- a CDS encoding thioredoxin family protein codes for the protein MTRKLLTLLFFLGSFFLHSQNLVWNTDLSDAFVKSDAERKPLLIFFTAASAGQKMQNEIFASPDFAEWSRDNVILLRLDLSDSSLTDQDKEQNIKMKNALGVEELPQVCLVTITIRKNKPTIDKLGLLGYKPGGVQQWIKEAKSILRP
- a CDS encoding ComEC/Rec2 family competence protein, whose protein sequence is MKVLDFPLAKITISFILGIIVSYYAKPSIATAGIILISSAIILFILYFFIAKNKKLNTLFGISTSIVSFFIGILTLQLQTDSYQESNYIHAKTAFEKPQFITFTLREKLKSNDFNDRYIGIINQIENKTQTGRIIINIQKDSTKNNVILGNAIRVKTILQRNTSSKNPNQFDYAKYLENKQIYGQIYCRKSEITINKNIKKDIWYYSGRLHSRIINNLEKAHFSKDEMNVALALILGQQQEISSEIIKDYQYSGTTHVLSVSGLHVGFIMLFINFILKPIPNNRKGSFIKLISILVSLAIFAIISGLSPPVLRSVVMFSFLAIGNHLRRSGNIYHTLLVSILLILLFEPYFLFDVGFQLSYLALFFILWLQPILKNIWTPKHKITIYIWNALTVSFAAQIGTLPVCLYYFHQFPGLFFVTNIIILPVLSFIMIAGIIVMIIAVFYSPPVIFAVIFEKSIYLLNLMIHFVATFESFVIRDISFNFYYLITIYLLIIIGTIWMGKPNFNKAISLLLSIIIVQISFIYTKKETESQQELIVYHTKKNTLLSERIGKNISFITSDTLTKNNVSISYLVGNFGVLKSTTKIKNTLFFSGKKILVLDSTGIYENKIQPDIVLLTQSPKVNLDRLLKNLHPKIIIADASNSNSIVKNWKLTCIKKNIPFHATSEKGFYKLK